The following coding sequences lie in one Enterococcus sp. 9E7_DIV0242 genomic window:
- the tyrS gene encoding tyrosine--tRNA ligase: protein MSTDFFDELKARGLVHQTTDEEALKKQLNEESVKLYIGFDPTADSLHIGHLLPILMLRRFQLNGHVPIALVGGGTGMIGDPSFKDAERSLNTLDTVKNWSDSIKGQLSRFIDFEDETNPAILANNYDWLGEISLIDFLRDVGKNFTINYMMSKESVKRRIETGISYTEFAYQLLQAYDFLKLYETQGCLLQLGGSDQWGNITSGIELLRREKEVQGFGLTMPLITKADGTKFGKTEGNAVWLDADKTSPYEFYQFWINTDDRDAMKFLKYFTFLTMEEIAEIEKEFTEAPEKRAAQKALAKEVTTLVHGAEAYEQAVKISKALFSGEIKELNAQEILQGFKDVPSYEVQKEDSLNIVELLIAAKIEPSKRQAREDVQNGAIYINGERMQDVAAELSDADKIEGQFTVVRRGKKKYFLLKY from the coding sequence ATGAGCACAGATTTTTTTGATGAGCTGAAGGCACGCGGTCTCGTTCATCAAACGACCGATGAAGAAGCGTTAAAAAAACAATTGAATGAAGAGTCTGTCAAGCTTTATATTGGGTTTGACCCGACAGCTGACAGTTTACATATCGGCCATTTATTGCCGATTTTGATGTTACGACGTTTTCAGCTGAATGGCCATGTACCGATTGCTTTAGTAGGTGGCGGCACAGGGATGATTGGCGATCCATCTTTCAAGGATGCGGAGCGTAGCTTGAATACGCTAGATACTGTGAAGAACTGGTCTGATAGTATCAAGGGTCAGCTTTCTCGCTTTATTGATTTTGAAGATGAAACAAATCCGGCAATCCTAGCAAATAACTATGATTGGTTAGGAGAAATCTCTCTAATCGATTTCTTGAGAGATGTAGGGAAAAACTTTACCATCAATTATATGATGAGTAAAGAGAGCGTGAAGCGTCGAATTGAAACGGGGATCTCTTATACGGAGTTTGCTTATCAGTTGCTTCAAGCCTATGATTTCTTAAAATTATATGAAACACAAGGTTGCTTGTTGCAGCTTGGCGGAAGCGACCAATGGGGGAACATTACCTCTGGAATCGAGTTGCTACGTCGTGAAAAAGAAGTGCAAGGCTTTGGTTTGACCATGCCTTTGATTACGAAGGCTGATGGTACAAAATTTGGAAAGACAGAAGGAAATGCGGTTTGGTTAGATGCAGACAAAACCTCTCCTTATGAGTTTTACCAGTTTTGGATCAATACAGATGACCGAGATGCAATGAAATTCCTGAAATACTTTACTTTCTTGACAATGGAAGAAATTGCTGAAATTGAAAAAGAGTTCACAGAAGCGCCGGAAAAACGTGCGGCTCAAAAGGCCTTGGCAAAAGAAGTAACAACCTTGGTTCATGGAGCAGAGGCGTATGAGCAAGCGGTAAAAATTTCAAAAGCATTGTTCAGCGGAGAAATCAAAGAGCTAAATGCGCAAGAGATCCTTCAAGGCTTTAAGGATGTTCCTTCTTATGAAGTACAAAAAGAAGATTCATTGAACATCGTTGAATTGCTTATTGCCGCAAAAATTGAACCCTCTAAACGTCAAGCTAGAGAAGATGTGCAGAATGGTGCAATTTACATCAATGGCGAGCGAATGCAAGATGTCGCTGCAGAGCTGTCTGATGCTGACAAGATCGAAGGACAATTTACTGTTGTTCGTAGAGGAAAGAAAAAATATTTCTTGCTAAAATACTAA